The Akkermansia muciniphila genome contains a region encoding:
- the plsY gene encoding glycerol-3-phosphate 1-O-acyltransferase PlsY: MIAWIVLYIAASYLVGAVPFGYLAGRVRGLDLRQQGSRNIGATNAWRVLGWKWGLSVFILDFLKGFVPVFGALNWLPFLTGDAGGWDFNAVVVLVCFAVVLGHTYTCFLGFRGGKGVATTAGVLFALNPVVACVALGVWLVLMVISGIVSLASLVAAAAMIAAGWWSYPLCRDGAVSPQILYVAFFTVVGALVILKHRSNIVRLLNGTEHSFYSKKSK, translated from the coding sequence ATGATTGCCTGGATAGTTCTCTATATTGCAGCCTCCTACCTGGTTGGAGCGGTTCCGTTCGGCTACCTTGCCGGCAGGGTCAGGGGCCTTGACCTGAGGCAGCAGGGTTCCCGCAACATAGGGGCTACCAATGCATGGCGCGTGCTGGGCTGGAAGTGGGGCCTCTCCGTTTTCATCCTGGACTTTTTGAAGGGATTCGTGCCCGTGTTCGGCGCCTTGAACTGGCTGCCGTTTTTGACGGGGGATGCGGGCGGCTGGGATTTCAACGCCGTGGTGGTTCTCGTCTGTTTTGCCGTGGTGCTCGGCCATACCTATACCTGTTTCCTTGGGTTCAGGGGCGGAAAAGGCGTGGCGACAACCGCGGGCGTCTTATTTGCCCTCAATCCGGTGGTGGCCTGTGTGGCTCTGGGCGTGTGGCTGGTGCTCATGGTAATATCCGGCATCGTGTCGCTGGCCAGCCTGGTCGCTGCCGCGGCGATGATCGCCGCCGGGTGGTGGTCCTACCCGCTTTGCCGGGATGGGGCCGTTTCTCCCCAGATACTTTACGTTGCCTTTTTTACCGTGGTGGGGGCGCTGGTCATTCTCAAGCACCGTTCCAATATCGTGAGGCTCCTCAACGGAACGGAGCACTCCTTCTATTCCAAAAAGTCCAAGTAA
- a CDS encoding protein phosphatase 2C domain-containing protein: MAPRTPDTLDCASAQWIGKRREQEDVVKSLPAAGGMLGIVCDGMGGHLRGDCASCVVAEEFAGAFAESAVEDIPERLTEALHAANRALASIQKEPEESGTTLLAVFIRDRSLWWISVGDSPLYLWSGADSFRMDRLNEDHSMRPIADCLYRKGEMSLQGALRQRCVLRSAVMGGPMELVDISAVPLLLHPGDAVLACSDGLQVWCELLREPSFLALQKARDCSSRKLAETIMEQVKDMLEPQQDNASVWAAVMRKPGTEDK, translated from the coding sequence ATGGCTCCCCGCACCCCGGATACCCTGGACTGCGCTTCCGCCCAATGGATCGGCAAACGCCGTGAGCAGGAAGACGTGGTTAAAAGCCTTCCCGCCGCCGGCGGGATGCTGGGGATTGTGTGCGACGGCATGGGGGGCCATCTCCGCGGGGACTGCGCCTCCTGCGTGGTGGCGGAGGAATTTGCCGGGGCTTTTGCAGAAAGCGCGGTGGAGGATATTCCGGAACGGCTGACGGAAGCCCTGCATGCCGCCAACCGTGCGCTGGCCTCCATCCAGAAGGAACCGGAGGAATCCGGAACCACGCTGCTGGCCGTCTTCATCCGTGACCGCTCCCTGTGGTGGATCAGCGTGGGGGATTCCCCCCTCTACCTGTGGAGCGGAGCGGACAGCTTCCGCATGGACCGCCTGAATGAAGACCACTCCATGAGGCCGATTGCGGATTGTCTTTACCGGAAGGGGGAAATGTCCCTCCAGGGCGCCCTGCGCCAGCGCTGCGTGCTACGTTCCGCTGTCATGGGCGGCCCCATGGAGCTGGTGGACATCAGCGCCGTTCCCCTGCTCCTGCACCCCGGGGATGCGGTGCTGGCCTGTTCGGACGGCCTGCAGGTCTGGTGCGAGCTGCTTAGGGAGCCTTCCTTCCTGGCCCTTCAGAAAGCCCGTGACTGTTCCAGCCGGAAGCTGGCGGAAACCATCATGGAGCAGGTGAAGGACATGCTGGAACCCCAGCAGGACAATGCCTCCGTCTGGGCCGCCGTGATGCGGAAGCCGGGGACTGAAGACAAATAA